Below is a window of Pseudomonadota bacterium DNA.
ATGGCCTTGGGATCAAAACCAAGTTCCATGGACTGGCCTGTCAGAAGGAATGCTTGAGGCGGATATACAAATGCCAATAAAGCATCAATATTGGCTGCTTTGGCCTCTTTTACGAGGGGGCTTAAGTCCTTTACATCCAAGGGAAAGCTCTTGGAGAAGGCAACCTCAATTCCATTTTTCTTCAGTGCCTGAAGTGCGTCCTCATTGTATTCTATGCCATGAAGGTCCTGAATGTATATTATGGCAACTTTCTTTACTCCCACTTCCTTCAGGACTTCAGACATGACAGGCATGTGGGTTTCAGAAAAATTCAAGACTGCGAAAAAATAGGGAAGTTTATTTACGACCTTTTTGAGCTTCTTCGCTCCGCCTGAACCTCCGAGAAGAACCATCTTGTGTTTGTTGGCAATCGGGGCTGAGGCAAAGAGGAAGGCTGTGTCCCAGGGAGAAAAAATCAGATCGACTTTATCCTCGACGATGGTCTTTTCGAGGAGCTTCGTCATGGTTCCGACATCACTCTTGTCGTCATATT
It encodes the following:
- a CDS encoding ABC transporter substrate-binding protein, which gives rise to MKKQMLCILIVMSVLAFCLCSFAQAAPPAKDKIRVGWVTSLSGVNASSVPVTSGNVYTMWVEEVNAKGGLYIKEYGKRLPLEVTKYDDKSDVGTMTKLLEKTIVEDKVDLIFSPWDTAFLFASAPIANKHKMVLLGGSGGAKKLKKVVNKLPYFFAVLNFSETHMPVMSEVLKEVGVKKVAIIYIQDLHGIEYNEDALQALKKNGIEVAFSKSFPLDVKDLSPLVKEAKAANIDALLAFVYPPQAFLLTGQSMELGFDPKA